The region ttataaaaagagTATTGGCACAAAATTGGcaaaaaaattactagaatatttaaattacccaaaatgtattttttcatttacgtTTATCCAGTAATCTATAATCtgtctttttttattctgtgtagtatacattttttgcGTGTTGTCATTATGAGTtacgattataatttttatgaagtataaaaaacaattgtatatgaagttaacataaatatgttttcatttacttaagactgaaataatttatcaatttacaCTATAAATGCTAAGATTATcgtaacaaaagaaatatttataatgacagAAAATATCGAGTTTTATCAGAATCAGATAGCACTGGCTAGAacggaaataaaaaatctgaggtataattaaggaaaaaaaaaacaaaaaacaacaaaacataaataacaacaatCGTTTTATATTCACAGGCAACGCATTTCAGCTCTTAAACATGAACATCAAAAGGAAATAAGCCATATAAAATCAACGCTCAGCAGTCTTCGTTGCTCTAAATGTGCTGAAGAAGGtgaggtttattttaaacaggaaaattatgaaatgaaGTGCCTTTATATGTTGATTaagtttattaagtaaatgtaaCTATCCTTTTCAAGATAAAACAATCGTAATCAACGCAGTGTAGGTGAATAGAATAGTGTGCAATTTTAAAAGGGCATTGAAAGCAATATTTAGTCTAGTATTACTCAGAAATATGACTTTTGAGCTCTATATAGGAATTGAGACTATTTTTGTGCATTTAACTGAAATCTAATTagcatcaaaatattttaactcaaGTTAGCTCAAACTAAAAGCCCCTTtctcattaaatatgttataaagtgCCAACTCGAATACTATTTGTAAATTCAGTAACCacttaagattatttattaaaaaaaataaattattgatattttattattaagttggtaaaaatttcatttatataataattttagacaataaaaacaaatgctcCAATTACATGCTCAATAAATGATTGCTtacaactatattatatttacacacattatatgttatacattACATgttgtgaaaatttaaattgtattgaaaatcaatttaattttacacaaGTAGAAAATTAAAGCACACAAAGACGTTTAGATTTATCTATTTGAAGATCTTATGGGTTGTTATATAAGTTGGAAGaagtaaatttacatattctaGCTACGACCGTAGTGAACAATGACACTCGTGATGGAGGTACATCAACGGACTCACAGATCAAGTACAAACCTATTGGATATATTGAGACATCATTTAACAATAAACGAGGGGTGCCACGGCAGACTTCGGTGATGACAAATTCTGTTGGTGTTATAACGATTGACACAAATGTTTTTACCAACCCTGAACACGCCCTCAGCGGCTTGGAAGAATTTTCTCATATATGGTTTGTAgctaaagattaaaaatatataattaaatgaaaaattttattacgtctGGAATGATAggcttttttcaaaaaatgtttttttttttaaatttattcttatatgtaTAAGCAAAAGACAACAATCATAAACCTTGTAATAAAACCttctttatgtatatatatacgaacaCACATAGTAAATCAATGATAGGTAATTATCACTGATgacaatgtattaattaattccaggataatatatcattttcataTGACGGAGAGTAATAGTACTCCGGCTAAGGTATCACCACCTCGTTTGGTTGGCGAGAAGAAAGGTGTGTTTTCAACGAGGTCCCCACACAGACCGTGTCCTATAGGACTGTCCCTTGTTAAAATTCATAGCATACAAGGTAaagtacttatatatacatatacaggCTAAGCTCCTGAATTATGTAACaacattacttaatattaaaattcaattaagaaCTATTGCACAGAAAAATTCTTGATATTGGCAGGATGTCAATATCATTGCCCAATACTTTTGCCGATTGGACTGTTTAATGAGCTCAAAATTGCtttattgtgaaaatataattacagttaacaatattttgctGCATATAAAGTATTGcaatggtaaaaaaaaaacattttgcttaaattataaaagcactaaatatttacatacactAAAATCttgtcttaatataaaaaaaatgctatacTCATTTACAACTATGTCGTTTCATACTTTTAAGTATAAGACCTTAGGATTCTATTCAGTGAAAGTCCAAAGATTTGTTTGGATTTATCTAAAAAATGACTGTATCAATGTTAGTAAAACTATATCTCATACATTAGATTTAGAtataggttttaatatatctacaaatttaatataagaaaatagttttactacataaaattttaaaacattttcaattctctctgaataatataaaatttattagagtACGAATGAATATTATCTGTgctattaatgtattttacagGCAATAAGATACATTTCTATGGTGTGGACATGGTGAATGGGACGCCAGTGTTAGACATTAAGCCATACATACCC is a window of Danaus plexippus chromosome 22 unlocalized genomic scaffold, MEX_DaPlex mxdp_27, whole genome shotgun sequence DNA encoding:
- the LOC116773510 gene encoding uncharacterized protein LOC116773510 isoform X1; this encodes MTENIEFYQNQIALARTEIKNLRQRISALKHEHQKEISHIKSTLSSLRCSKCAEEATTVVNNDTRDGGTSTDSQIKYKPIGYIETSFNNKRGVPRQTSVMTNSVGVITIDTNVFTNPEHALSGLEEFSHIWIIYHFHMTESNSTPAKVSPPRLVGEKKGVFSTRSPHRPCPIGLSLVKIHSIQGNKIHFYGVDMVNGTPVLDIKPYIPQYDYPISEAQERPPTEGIDLAGLNLNVSSLNVTTEYGDELPGDLLTTLTPSENLDDVLSIQRGEPDGQERYTAQASNINQADVRVASWITNTRNRYQVAFTDEALMRIENLIGSRADSFKANIESLLSEDPRSVYVKTKYKDHEYNCVLEDLSITCVFDETTSVCTIIAVKSADELQN
- the LOC116773510 gene encoding uncharacterized protein LOC116773510 isoform X2, with product MTENIEFYQNQIALARTEIKNLRQRISALKHEHQKEISHIKSTLSSLRCSKCAEEVNNDTRDGGTSTDSQIKYKPIGYIETSFNNKRGVPRQTSVMTNSVGVITIDTNVFTNPEHALSGLEEFSHIWIIYHFHMTESNSTPAKVSPPRLVGEKKGVFSTRSPHRPCPIGLSLVKIHSIQGNKIHFYGVDMVNGTPVLDIKPYIPQYDYPISEAQERPPTEGIDLAGLNLNVSSLNVTTEYGDELPGDLLTTLTPSENLDDVLSIQRGEPDGQERYTAQASNINQADVRVASWITNTRNRYQVAFTDEALMRIENLIGSRADSFKANIESLLSEDPRSVYVKTKYKDHEYNCVLEDLSITCVFDETTSVCTIIAVKSADELQN